CCCAGGCGCTCTACGACGGCCAGGCGACGCTGGCCCGGGACGAGGCCACGCAGGCGCATCTGGCGGCGGCGGCACGCGAGGAAACCGACCATCTGGCCTGGTGCGCCGAGCGGCTGCGCGAGCTGGGCGGCCGCCCCAGCCTGCTCGATCCCTTCTGGTATGCGGGCAGCTTCGCCATCGGCGCCGCCGCCGCGCTCGCCGGCGACGCGGTCAGCCTGGGCTTCGTGGTCGAGACCGAGCGCCAGGTGGAGGCGCATCTGGCCGAGCATCTGGAGCGTTTGCCGGCACAGGATGCGCGGTCCCGCGCGATCCTCACGCAGATGCAGCGCGACGAGGCCCGGCATGCCGATGCCGCCCGTGCGCGCGGCGGCGTGGAGCTGCCTTTCCCGATCCCGCCGCTGATGCGGCTGGCCTCGCAGGTGATGAAGACCCTGGCCTACCGGCTCTGACCGCATCGAGCCCTGACGCGCCACGCCGCAATGCGGTGGTTCCCCCAGCACCCGCACCCGCCTCGGCGGCGGGTGCCCGGCCAGGTCACATCAGGTTGCGGCCGTGGAACAGTTCCTCGATCTCGCGCTTGAGCAGCGACTCGATGCGCTGGCGCTCCTTGAACGAGAGATCGTCGGCATGCGCCTCGAACAGGTAGGTGTCGAGGTCGAAGTCCTTGATGTGCATCTTGGTGTGGAAGATGTTCTCCTGATAGACGTTGACGTCGAACATCTCGTACTTCTGCTTGATGTGGCGGGCCAGATAGTCCTGCACCGAATTGATCTTGTGGTCGATGAAGTGCTTCTTGCCCTTGACGTCGCGGGTGAAGCCGCGCACGCGGTAGTCGCAGATGACGATGTCCGACTCGAAGCTGTCGATCAGGTAGTTGAGCGCCTTGAGCGGCGAGATCACCCCGCAGGTGGCGACGTCGATGTCCGCGCGGAAGGTGGCGATGCCGTTGTGCGGGTGGGTTTCCGGATAGGTGTGGACGGTGATGTGGCTCTTGTCCAGGTGCGCCACCACCGCGCCGGAGATCGAGTCGCGACCGAGCTTCTCCACCACCGGCTGCTCGGAGATCAGGATCGTCACCGAGGCGCCTTGCGGGTCGTAGTCCTGGCGCGCGATGTTGAGGATGTTGGCGCCGATGATCTCGGCCACGTCGGTGAGGATCTGGGTCAGCCGGTCGGCGTCGTACTGCTCGTCGATGTATTCGATGTAGCGCTGGCGCTGGTCTTCGGACACTGCGTAGCAGATGTCGTAGATGTTGAAGCTCAGGGCCTTGGTCAGGTTGTTGAAGCCCTGCAGGCGCAGGCGCGGGAGCGGTTTCACCACGGCGACTCTCCATGGCCGAGGGACGGCCAGCAGATGAGGCGGGTTAGCAGCTTTAAGGGTCCCCGCGATACGGAAACGGCGACGAAGGACCCTCATCCCTCGCACCCTGGATGGAACTTCGGCCCCGAGAACGGCGCCGAAGGCCGGCTATTATGCGGCAAGCTCGTTACAACATAAAAACTGTCGTCCAGCCGCGGCTTTGCCATAATCGGCGCCCAGGGGGCATTCAGGGGATCTAACGCGATGGTCAGCGGCCATCAGGCGGGGAAGCAGCTCGTGGTGCAACTCAAGTATCAACTTCAGCAGGCTTTCGAACGTTCGCAGGCACCGCTCGGCTTTGCGCCGGATCCGGCCTCGATGGAACGCTTCCTCGCGCTTTGCCATCGCCGGCGCTATCCGGGCAAGACCGCGATCATCCGGCCGGGCGATCCGGCCAACACGCTGTACTACGTGATGGACGGCTCGCTCGCCGTGTGCACCGAGGACGAACAGGGCCGCGAGCTCATCCTGGCCTACATCAACCGCGGCCAGTTCATCGGCGAAATGGGCCTGTTCGTGGAACAGGCGCAGCCCGAATCGGTGGTGCGCACGCGCACGCCCTGCGAGATGGCGGAAGTCAGCTACGAGCGGCTGTTCCAGCTGCTGGCCGGGCCGCTGCGCGAGGAATGCCCCAAGATCCTGTTCGCCATCGGCGCCCAGCTCACCCAGCGCCTGCTGCGTGCCTCGCGCCAAGTGAGCCGGATGGCCTTCATGGACGTCACCGGGCGGATTTCACGCACGCTCATCGACCTGTGCCAGGAACCCGACGCCATGAGCCATCCGGAAGGCACCCAGATCCGCATCTCCAGGCAGGAGGTCAGCCGCATCGTCGGTTGCTCGCGCGAGATGGTCGGCCGCGTGCTCAAGCAGCTGGAGGAGCAGGGCATGATCCAGGTCTCTGGCAAGACCATCGTGGTGCGCGGCACGCGCTGAACTCCACCGCCGGCCGCTACTCAACGCGTCGGCCGGTAGATCATGTAGACGTCCGCGCGCCGGTAATGCGAGCCCGGCCGCGGACCGTCCTGACGCACGAAGCCGGCCGCCTCGTAGAGGCGCAGCGCCGTCGTCAGGCGGCTGTTCGATTCCAGGAACAGTTCACGGCCGCCGCGGCGATGGAAGGTTTCGATCGCGGCGGCGAGCAGCCGGCGGCCGATGCCCTGGCCCTGGCAGCGCTCGTCCACGCACATCTTGGCCAGCTCGAAGACGCCCTCGCCCGCCTTGAGCAGGGCGCAGGTGCCGACCGCGTGGCCGGCCCGGCAGGCAAACAGCAGTTCGCCGCCCGGTGCGAGCACGTGGTGCTCGGGATCGGCGAGCATGACGCGATCGACTTCCTCGAGCTGGAAATAACGCTCGAGCCATTGCACGTTCAAACGCCAGAAGGCCTCGGCCAGTGCCGGCCGATAGGACACGATCTCGATCGGTGCATGGGATGCGTCATCCGACGCTGGCTGGGAAAGCATGTCGACCTCGGTTGAATGGCTCGGGATGGACGCATGGCGGCGGCGGCCGCCTTGCGAAAGAGGAAAACGTCCGTTCAGGCCCAATGCACCACACGAAGACGCGTGCCGAGCGCGCGCTCCAGACG
The DNA window shown above is from Aerosticca soli and carries:
- the coq7 gene encoding 2-polyprenyl-3-methyl-6-methoxy-1,4-benzoquinone monooxygenase, with amino-acid sequence MTPSVPVRTLSPLDRLLSGLEHALETLAGAPVASRPSPAADLPEAELTAAERRHVIGLMRVNHAGEVCAQALYDGQATLARDEATQAHLAAAAREETDHLAWCAERLRELGGRPSLLDPFWYAGSFAIGAAAALAGDAVSLGFVVETERQVEAHLAEHLERLPAQDARSRAILTQMQRDEARHADAARARGGVELPFPIPPLMRLASQVMKTLAYRL
- the speD gene encoding adenosylmethionine decarboxylase, producing the protein MVKPLPRLRLQGFNNLTKALSFNIYDICYAVSEDQRQRYIEYIDEQYDADRLTQILTDVAEIIGANILNIARQDYDPQGASVTILISEQPVVEKLGRDSISGAVVAHLDKSHITVHTYPETHPHNGIATFRADIDVATCGVISPLKALNYLIDSFESDIVICDYRVRGFTRDVKGKKHFIDHKINSVQDYLARHIKQKYEMFDVNVYQENIFHTKMHIKDFDLDTYLFEAHADDLSFKERQRIESLLKREIEELFHGRNLM
- the crp gene encoding cAMP-activated global transcriptional regulator CRP, producing MVSGHQAGKQLVVQLKYQLQQAFERSQAPLGFAPDPASMERFLALCHRRRYPGKTAIIRPGDPANTLYYVMDGSLAVCTEDEQGRELILAYINRGQFIGEMGLFVEQAQPESVVRTRTPCEMAEVSYERLFQLLAGPLREECPKILFAIGAQLTQRLLRASRQVSRMAFMDVTGRISRTLIDLCQEPDAMSHPEGTQIRISRQEVSRIVGCSREMVGRVLKQLEEQGMIQVSGKTIVVRGTR
- a CDS encoding GNAT family N-acetyltransferase; its protein translation is MLSQPASDDASHAPIEIVSYRPALAEAFWRLNVQWLERYFQLEEVDRVMLADPEHHVLAPGGELLFACRAGHAVGTCALLKAGEGVFELAKMCVDERCQGQGIGRRLLAAAIETFHRRGGRELFLESNSRLTTALRLYEAAGFVRQDGPRPGSHYRRADVYMIYRPTR